The genomic stretch CTGTACAACCACTTAATGATTGAATGAGTCCAGCTGCACAATGGCCCATAACTGTGGGGTAATGAACCGGTAATTAACTAATGACATGAGTAATCATACACCAGCTCTTGTGAATAAATGAATTATCCTAGGCCCTGATAACCATGATTCAATCTGATATGAGCAAGTAATCGACTCATAAAGTAAAACGTTAATGGGCCTCAAAATAAAATAACTAACAAATACCCAGCAAGGACACTGGTAGATATCGACATGGCCCTATAGATACACAGTACCACAGCAGAAAAGCAACCCATCCATTCTGCAATGACCATTGACATTGACCAAACATAGCAAAAAAATCACACCTCATTAAAGATGTCCACTGTAGGACTGGCCCTTCCCTCGCTAACCAACCATAGTCTCGCCACTTTCTCCAGCCCAGTGAAGCCTTAACAAACCCAGTAGTCCCCAGACAGAGTGGCCATTGTGCAGATCTGAGCCTCACTGCTGTCCCAACCTGTAAGGGGATccagggaagagagaggtctAGGAGGATCAGATGCCCTGAGGAATTCAGTCCTGGAGAGACACTACACTATAAACATTTAAGGCCTTGTTCGGCCTATTACCTCCCACTCGTTCtctggacagggagaggagagggatgctAAAATCAACACTTCTAACTCCAATAGGGTCTGGCTGGCCATGGAGTGAGACAGAGATGGCACTAAGCTATGAGTCACTTACAATTATCCACCCCCACTGCCAACTCACACATTAGCAACAGTGTAAGGTAACAGGGCACCTTCAACTGAGAGCCGGCTGACACAGTAGGGTGTTTCTGCGTACTCTTTAGTTGTTGCCATGCCAATAAGTCCCTATGTGACATATTTCCTTTGCATGGTAACAGGCTCATATAAAGTGAAATCCAAAATAGTATATTTCATACACTGTTATATGTTGGAAAGGTAAAACATCTTTACCGTTTGCATTGACTGCTGGAGAAGGGACTGCATGTTTTCATAGTCAGATTTCTCCATCTTACTCAGGTAGCAATTCTCCTGGTTCATAGGTTTGTAACATATCAAACCCTGCACAAACAAACATAACACAATATCAGTTCAGCACCCATTGAAGCTCAGTTCTAGCATGGGAATCTGTTTCTAGACAACCAGCCTTTTACAATGCAACAATGTGGAACAAGGAAACAGAAAGGTGCACTGCAGCTTGCCTCAGTTCAATACACTTTGAACAGGTCTGCTTCTTACATGTTTGACGTCAAAGAGCACGGTGGATGTGTGGTTGGCCGGTGAGGTCACAGTATAGGTCACCAGGTCGTTGTGCTTGTCCACCAATGCTGATTGTTTGATCAGGGTTCCAGTCAGATCCGGAACTGTGATTCTGACAACCTGTAAGGACCACAGTAGAGGGATAGGTTTACTCAATGTAAACTCATCATCAACATTGTGATTGTACAAGTGTGAGCGAATATTTTGTACATCAaccacagtcatgtgtgcatctATGTTAGATTGGGCTACAACACCTCACAGTTTTAATGCCAAATACAAAGCAACGTGTTCCCGACAGGTGAATCAGGTGAGAGTTGTGTCTCCCACCTGTGCGTCGGGCTGTCTGACCCATAGATGCCCCCTGACACCGAGGGCGATGATGACCAGGAGGAGAGTGGCACTGAGGGTCACCCAGAATGCCTTGTGTGGGAACTGGCAGGACACTGTTGGACCCTCATCCTGAGGAGACATACACAACAACAGCTTATCACAATCTACATAGCCACTTGTCTGGGTGAGTGTCTGACTGTTTCTGGATTCAACAAGTTTGTTAAAACTGAAATAGAATGGACTATGACAGTGATCAACGGGATTCAGCCGGGGGAGTATTTTATTCTTGAGCAAATAGTCAGGGGGTCGGAACATAATGACAAGTAATTTGTAGACTTCAAATTGACTgcaagcccaaacagatatatttaactaaaacataataatttcaaaccttgcttacatttgtatacaatcatgtctctctctatatGCTTGGGAATACTTGGGAAAAGATTTCCAAAATTtcaatcacttggagctgatttcctggtattttttgctcagaaaacttggggtgCCAAATAAAGCCGCCAGTTGGGGACCCTGCTCTGTGAGTGTTGCACAAATAACATTACCACAACTTAGTCTTTCTATCTGTATGAAAATAACTTTTCCAATAGCAACAAAATCATTGAGGctaataaaaaaaaatcagacTTTTGCCACAGATCATTTAAGCCACCACTGAGCAAGGTACAGATGAGTCCCACTCCTACCATGCGTTGTGAATCCTCCAACCCGGTGGTTTCTGAACGTTTCCAACACCTCACCATCCTGTGTCCGGTGacttctcttctctcactccgaCTTCACCCTTCTTCTCTCACC from Oncorhynchus keta strain PuntledgeMale-10-30-2019 chromosome 24, Oket_V2, whole genome shotgun sequence encodes the following:
- the bricd5 gene encoding BRICHOS domain-containing protein 5 isoform X1; amino-acid sequence: MFRPPDYLLKNKILPRLNPVDHCHSPFYFSFNKLVESRNSQTLTQTSGYVDCDKLLLCMSPQDEGPTVSCQFPHKAFWVTLSATLLLVIIALGVRGHLWVRQPDAQVVRITVPDLTGTLIKQSALVDKHNDLVTYTVTSPANHTSTVLFDVKHGLICYKPMNQENCYLSKMEKSDYENMQSLLQQSMQTEVLLGNETQRQTEFLGVMGGSQVDVSTLEEPLQALCRHSSIHWTRRQDGPGKQRLVYFCIDICFPSNICVSVCFYYLPE
- the bricd5 gene encoding BRICHOS domain-containing protein 5 isoform X2, yielding MVRCWKRSETTGLEDSQRMDEGPTVSCQFPHKAFWVTLSATLLLVIIALGVRGHLWVRQPDAQVVRITVPDLTGTLIKQSALVDKHNDLVTYTVTSPANHTSTVLFDVKHGLICYKPMNQENCYLSKMEKSDYENMQSLLQQSMQTEVLLGNETQRQTEFLGVMGGSQVDVSTLEEPLQALCRHSSIHWTRRQDGPGKQRLVYFCIDICFPSNICVSVCFYYLPE